Proteins from a genomic interval of Tepidisphaeraceae bacterium:
- a CDS encoding glycosyltransferase family 4 protein: protein MKIVHVITRLIVGGAQENTLLSCEGQHDLGHDVTLITGPPVGPEGSLLQRAQAYGYRVDVLDEMKRSILPIADLRVYHRLVSRFRELRPDVVHTHSSKAGIIGRWAAHRAPVRGIVHTIHGLAFTASTRPIVNRFYEMLERQTAPISSKIVCVADAMRDQSLAADIGTPSQYVTVYSGMETAPFVDPPVPRDVIRKQLGLAHDDIAVGTIARLFHLKGHDDLLDLAPELCSRFPKLKFMWVGDGLLRPDFEKRIRAMNLVDRFVLTGLVPPTRIPELVNAMDIVAHPSRREGLARALPQGSLAGKPVVTYDIDGAKEGVLDGQTGFVLPPFDKRQLGDKIAVLLEDAELRWRFGDAGRTFALGRFDTKVMVAGLERVYADLV from the coding sequence ATGAAAATCGTTCACGTCATCACGCGCCTGATCGTCGGCGGAGCGCAGGAGAACACGCTGCTGAGCTGCGAGGGGCAGCACGACCTCGGTCACGACGTCACGCTCATCACTGGCCCGCCGGTAGGGCCCGAGGGGTCGTTGCTACAGCGGGCCCAGGCGTACGGGTACCGCGTGGACGTGCTGGACGAGATGAAGCGGTCGATCCTGCCGATCGCGGACTTGCGGGTCTACCACCGGCTGGTGAGCCGCTTCCGCGAGCTGCGGCCGGACGTGGTCCACACGCATTCCAGCAAGGCGGGCATCATCGGTCGCTGGGCGGCGCACCGCGCGCCGGTGCGGGGCATCGTCCACACGATTCATGGCCTGGCCTTCACCGCCAGCACCCGGCCGATCGTCAACCGGTTCTACGAGATGCTGGAACGGCAGACGGCCCCCATCTCGTCCAAGATCGTCTGCGTCGCCGACGCCATGCGCGACCAGTCGCTGGCGGCCGACATCGGCACCCCGTCGCAGTACGTCACGGTCTACAGCGGCATGGAGACGGCGCCGTTCGTCGATCCGCCCGTGCCGCGCGACGTTATTCGCAAGCAGCTGGGTTTGGCCCACGACGACATCGCCGTCGGCACGATCGCACGGCTGTTTCACCTGAAGGGGCACGACGATCTACTCGACCTGGCGCCGGAACTGTGCAGCCGATTTCCGAAGCTGAAGTTCATGTGGGTGGGGGACGGGTTGTTGCGGCCGGACTTCGAAAAGCGCATCAGAGCGATGAACCTGGTCGATCGCTTCGTGCTGACCGGCCTGGTGCCGCCGACACGCATTCCGGAACTGGTGAACGCGATGGACATTGTCGCGCATCCGTCGCGGCGCGAAGGCTTGGCGCGCGCGCTGCCGCAGGGGTCGCTGGCGGGCAAGCCGGTGGTTACGTACGACATCGATGGCGCCAAGGAGGGCGTTCTGGACGGGCAGACGGGTTTTGTGCTGCCGCCGTTCGATAAACGGCAACTGGGCGACAAGATCGCGGTACTACTGGAAGATGCCGAGTTACGATGGCGGTTCGGTGACGCCGGGCGGACGTTCGCGCTTGGGCGGTTCGACACGAAGGTGATGGTGGCGGGGCTCGAACGGGTGTACGCGGACTTGGTGTAG